A window of Lycium ferocissimum isolate CSIRO_LF1 unplaced genomic scaffold, AGI_CSIRO_Lferr_CH_V1 ctg1863, whole genome shotgun sequence genomic DNA:
ATTCAGTATATTGAATTCACCTATTATGTCCATGTAATAACATTCACTCTCATCATTTAGATAAATCTATTATGAAAAATGtacttttttataaataaattatttaatatattgTATCTCATATATTAaactatataatatataattaaggtaATTAAATTCATAGTTTGGATATTCAGTATATTGAATTCACTTATTATGTCCATGTAATAACATTCACTCTCATCATTTAGATAAATGTATTGTGAAAAATGTACTTTTTTagatatataaattatttatcgGTTCACGGGATACATACACTTTTAACACAAGAACTATAATAAAAAAAGTAATGCTAGCGGTggtgaaaaatatataaagggtaatattTGGAGTGAAAATATCTGCTAGGCTGGGCGTTATGATTTAGGGTTAAACCCGCACGTAACGCCGTTATTTGTCTGTTCACAAAGAATCGAAGAAGttacatatttataatcaccGCTTCACTAGGTTGTGCCATTTGTTCACTTGATTGCTCAATCGGCCCTTGGATAAACCCTAGAATTTTCCGGCAAGGGTTTCCACATTCATTTTGCATTTTCATATTTGGTTTTTGTGTGCAATGTTTAGTGCTTATTGATCTGCCATTTCTTGTTAGGATTGAAATCCTTTGTCGAATCATGCTCCTGCTATTACAGTTTttctttgaggaaaaaaaaaaagaataatttttttaagttatGAAATTGATTATTAGGTTATGATAACTTCTATCTCAACTCTGCTAATCTTATTCTGCTCGAATTTACGATTCAATGTCTATTCGTTGTTAACTTTTGCATTTTTTCCCAATTCAAAACCGGTGTTGAGGCTTTTAATTTCTTATAGGGTTGGATGAACTGATTAGTTCTAAATTTTAACAAGCTCAGGGTTTACTGAATAGTTTGAATTTGCATTTCTGGATTTTCCTTCATGCGTGCTTGATTGTTGTATATGTATCCTTTCTTGTTACTGTAAATCTTAACCAAAAACCTTCATTTTATAATGATCACAATCTTGCAATACCTAGTTCAGCTTTAGATTTCTTGTTTTAAACATCATTCTCAATAAGTATTTAGCATATACAAGTGTTGGGGCATGGGAGTTGAGTGCATATGTGGCTTTTTAAGATTTGACTTTTGCGTTAATTCTATTTTGCCTTTATTACCTGAATGTGTATTTCATTCATTGTCGTGTTTCTAATTATAGTTATTTGACGAGCTTTGCAGTAGCAACTTTCTTGTACCAGAAGCATAAATGCGTTGATGTGTTGTGGGAACTGACATTTTTACTCCTGAGTAGATATGGGTTTTGATATTGAATGCATAATTGACATCCATACCTATCCCGGAGAGTATTTCTGTCCTGTTTGTCGCACACTCGTATTCCCTAATGAAGCCGTCCAATCACAGTGCACTCATCTCTACTGCAAACCTTGTCTGGCCCATGTTGCCAATGGGAGCCGGGCCTGTCCCTATGATGGATACTTGGTGACTGAAGCGGACTCTAAAGTAATTGCACTCTGTACATTGTCTTTTAGATAATTGCTCATGCTTTTGCCTACTCTTGGTATCTTGAATTTGTTGCTTTTCCTCGCAGCCCCTTATTGAGTCAGACAAGACACTTGCTGAAAGCGTAGGCAGAGTTAAAGTGCGTTGTCTCTATCACAGAAGTGGATGCACATGGGAAGGTCCCTTGTCTGATAACACTTCCCATTGTTCTGCCTGTTCCTTTGGCAATTCCCCAGTTATATGCAATAGATGTGGAGTCCAGATTGTGCATCGACAAGTGCATGAGCATGCCTTGAGTTGTCCTGTGAGTGCTTTTCTTACATACATATGTAATCCTCATCTTCCCTTATAATGGAAATGGATGGTTTCTTAGTGTATATCTTCTATCCAGGGTGTATATCCTGCACAGCAGACAGCTAACGGTACTCAAGATAATCCTAGCTCTGGCGCAGCCACCACTGCTGGTGCTGGTGCTGGTGCTGAGTCGAATCAAACTACAGCTCAATCAGGAACTCCAGCATCTCAGACGCCAAACCCTCAAACATTAACAGCTTCTGTGCCACCTGGACAAGATCCCAATCAGCAAACAAATGCCAGCTCTCAGGCCCTTGCTACAGCTTCAGCTGGTGTGCCTACTTCAGACCAGTGGTATCAGCAACAATATCAACAGTATTATCAGCAATATGCTGGATATGATCCTTATCAACAGCAAACTTATCAACAATACTATCCTTATCAGCAGCAACCCGTCCAACAATATCAGCAACCTCAGATTTACATGCAGCCACCTGCACAAACCCACACTCCGGTCCCAACACAGCCTCAACCCCAGCCCCAGTCGCAACCACTTAATCCCCAATCTCAACCTCAAATGCAAGCCCTACCTAAGGGGCAGACTCAATCACAGGTTCAAGCTCTGGCACAACAGAATCAAAACCAGGTTCAAGTCAACCCACAGCAGCAGCTCCCACCTACTatgcaacttcatacccaaattcCATCACAAATATATCCAACTTCTCGTGCTCAGCCACCTAATCAACCTCCCCCATATCCGCAGCCCTATCCAATGCAGCCTCATTCACAACACCATGTGCAGGTGCCACAGTATCAGCAGCCTCCTGCCCAGGTTCATCTCCCCCCGTCTTCTCAAGGCCAACCGCATCCTCCTGTGCAACCACAACCTCATTCACTATTTCAACCGCAAATAAATGTGCAACATCTTCCACAATCTCATGGCCAATTGCGCCCTCCTCAGGCCAGCCAGCCTGCTCATGCACCGGGTCAGACCCTCCATTCAACAGCCAATACAGTTTCAGGTTTCCATTCCTATCCACAACCCCAGCCCATGCAGCAAGCGCCTGTGGGGATTAACCAGAAAACTCAAATGCGTCCACATCCTACTAGTGGGTCTATGCCTCCGGTTCAAACTCAGGGTCAGGTTACTCAACAACCTCCTTTAGTGCGCCCACCTCAGGGTCTAGTCGCCAATCAGCAACCGGCGCTTGTACCTTCTCAAGGTCAAGCTCCTGCAAAGTCTCAACTTTATCCTACTGCTCAACAAGTAGGACACCCAATTCAGCAACATCCTGTTCAGCCTAATCAACAGCCAATGCCTCAACAATACAGTCAACAGCATACATTTCCTGGTCCATTTCCGAGCCAATCACACCAACAAGGTCATTTTACTCACCAGCAGCCATTGCAGTCTCAGTTCCGCCCTCAAGGTCTTCCTAGTGCGGTGCCTCAAAGTTTGCATGCGTATATTCAGCCACAGCAAAATGTCGCCTTACCACCTCCCCCACAACCTCAACAATCTCAAACATATATAGGAAGGCCTGGGATGCAAAATCATGTCCAGGTGATTTCTCAGGCTCATGGTGGATATAATACTGCAGCCCAGGTTAGACCTATCCAGCCTGCTTTAAGCCAGCCACAAATGAATCAAAGTTATGGGAACCGCATAAGCAACGAGCATGAGTCGATTGATCAGAAGAAACGGTCATCCCTAGAAAGTAAAAGTGATAAGTTACCTGACAAAACTGCAGGAAGACCAGAAGTGGGAGTTTCTTCCCAGGATAATGCTCAAAAGGATCTAAGTTCCCTTGCACAGAGCGCCGGCAGTGATATAGATGTTCATAAGGGTGATTCAGATGAGCTTATGGACAAAAGAACTGTTAAGGAAGAGGGAAATGAGTACTCTTTGGAGCCTAAATCTGCTGCCAAATCAGCTGATGCAACAGTTAAGCCAGAGAAAGATGCCTATGATGATGCTCCGAAAGAGCTGGACCAGGCTTTGGCAAATCATGCATCTTCTGATGCCACCGATGGTTCAATGGAGAATCTGAACCCTGGAAGAAATTCACATGTCGCTACCGTTGACGCAGGGGGTTTTCAGCAGTATGGCCATGAGATGCCACCACCAAAATATGGACCATCTGGTCAACAAAGGTCTGTTGGTCCTATGATGATACCACCAATGCAACCTGCAGGCCGTTCTTCTCATGCCCAAGGTCCCGGATATCCCCCTAATGCAACGATGCCTTCAGGGGATGTGCCTCAGGCTGGTCAGCCATTTAATTCTCGTGTTCATCATCCACAATTCCTGAAGCAGCCTAGTAGTGCCCCCCTTGGTGCTATCCCCGGTCCAGGGTCTACAGCACCCTTTGCTAGAGGGCATGGTCATTTTCCTCCACCAGGTGATTTCCGAGAGGGGATAACGGGAATGGGAAGAGCACCGTTAAGTGGTCCTGAAATTCATAGTGGAACACAACACTCGGTTAATCCAGCAGAAGCTGAAATGTTTCAAAACCAAAGGGTGAATCGGTTTGATGGAAATCAACCAAATCCATTCCCCCCAGGGTCCTTTGATAAGGTTCCATTTGGCCAACCTAGAGGTATGGAATCAGCTAGGGATACAAGGTTGAAGGCGCCTATGGGGGAGCATTTAAGTCCTTTACCAGTGACTCACGATCAAGGTGAGTTGGAAttttttattcaattatttCCTCAATAATTTATCAAGAAGAATTAATTTCCTAACTAATTTCACTAAAtaatgaactttgttgttgcaGCATCACGGCTTCTTGACAAACCACCTCGCGGATTAGGATACGATTCTGGATCAAAATTTGAGGCCAGTGCTGGGGTTCCGCCTAACAGATTATTGCCTCCATATCATCCTCCTGGCTCGATGCATTTCAAGGGAATTGGAGAAAGAGAAGCACAGCTTGGTCCGCATGACGATGATAGAAAAAGGGCAGGCTCTGGATTTGGTGCGCAACATATGGATTATTTGTCTGCGAGAAACCCTGATGGGGAGTTCTTTAACATTCCACCACGTGGATTTGCAAGTCACTCGCGTTTTGACGATATTGGTGGCAGAGAGCCCCGTCAATTTATTGAAGGGCCTGGGCCTTTCAATTTACCTTCCAATCAAGCTGGCGGTTTATTCTCTGATGGTAGGTTCCAAACTTTGCCTGGCCATCCACATGGAGGCGAGATTGATGGTCTTGGGGATTTGAGAGGTAGCGAGCATGCTACCTTTGGTCGTCCTTACAAACATGTCCGGAGTGGTGATCTGTTTGGAAAAGACGTGCCAAGTCATTTGCATCATGTTGAGCCTTTGGATCCTCAGAAATTACCAAGTCATTTACGTTTTGGTGAACCTGCTGGCTTTGGTCCCTTTGCTGGCCGTCCTAATATGGGGGAGTTGTCTGGGTTTGGAGATATTCCTGGTTTTGGTGAATCAATTGGACGCAACAAACCTGGTATGCCACGGTTTGGGGAGCCTGGCTTCAGGAGCAGGTATCCTGTCCCGGGATTTCTGAATCACGGGCTTTATGCAGTAAGTCATTATGTTATGAACTGTGTAATTATCTTATTCATTTTCCTTCGTTAGTATGTTATTTCTTGGAAATTGAGCTTTATAGCATTGTTATCACGTGATGGTCATTATGTGCATGAAATTAGATAtccttttattaattttttgttaattCCAACTTCTCAGGGTGATGTGGACTCCTTTGATAGACCAAGAAAGAGAAAGCCCGTGAGCATGGGATGGTGCCGTATTTGCAAGGTTGATTGTGAAACTGTTGAGGGCCTAGATATGCATTCACAGACAAGAGAGCACCAGGATATGGCTATGGATATGGTCAGGTCTATCAAGGAGCAAAACCGAAAAAAACAGAAGTGAGCGTTCGATAGATTTTGTAACACCGACAAATTCCACAGAACAGATTGTTATTCCTTTGCTACCATTTTGTAGGACTTTTAGCGATCGTGCTTCAGTTGAAGAGAAAGGCAAGACTAGAAAGGCAGTGTTCGAGGGCCGTGTTAGAAAGACTTGAGCTGGGATGGTAAATAGGGAGTGGAAAGACGTGATTGATGGTTGTAACTAAGCCTTCAGTCAAGCGTTTGCATCGCGATGTAGGTGATTAGCTTTaccgtctttcttctttttctgggGGTTTTTATCCTAGCTTTGTCATTTCAGGTTGCTGCCCTGTTGTTGGAGATGGTTTGGATTGGAAGTTTCTGTGGCAGTTAAGTTGTTTTGCCCAtggttttgaaattttcttttttcccatcTTAGGACGATTTATGTCAACTTAGTCCTAGTGGATCTGTAGCTATATTCTGCACTTTCCTTGGTTATGCAACGTAGTTTATGGAAATTTCCTGCTAATTAAACGTTGTTATGCGTTAGTTTCAGTTCTTATGCAAGAGTTTCTATAAAATGTATGCTCTGGAATTACCTATCTTCTAGTGCTCGTTCAATGCTTCTGGAAAATAGCAACTAATAGTGGTGCTTCTTCGGACATGGGATAGTGCAGACCTGATCCTTAAATAATAACCATAGAAGTTAATATCAAATCATAGCTTTTTCcgttattactttttttttttttttttgttggtcaACAGAAGAATAGTTTCCACAGAGTTGGTATAGAAGTTCTAGTATCCACTTCCTAACCAAAATTTTACaatctattttgaaaaaagaaaagcaaaaagaaagaaggaaaaactgTATGTGAAGATCAGTTTTAGCCCTGACAGTTCACAGTTTGCTGTTGCAGCCTCTAAAGTAAGAAGGGGCATACATTGGAATGCCCACTCTTTTTTGTTAACTGATAATCCACTTCCCTTAAGAGGGATCTTATGGTCACTTCTGTGTTGCAGTGATACATAAAGCAGAGACGCACACACTTAtccagaaagaaaaaaaaaagcagacaCACACAAAGACAGAGAAAATGTGATCCATGAATATACTATCCCGTTAGCAGCTGGAGATAAAAATACAATCTCCCTTTTTGACATATTGTCAAtagttttgttaaaaaaatgtAGAGAACTTCAATCTAGAGTCTAAATTATTGAATACTTGAATGAAACTGGTTCAAATGGAACGAAATCATATTGACGGTTCATATAGCTGAACCCAGCCGGCTTGGGATTGAGGCGTAGTAGTTGGTGAGACACTTTTCATTGCTCTGAGATGCTTTTCCAGTGCTAACATTGAAGTTCACTaagtacttttttttgtttttgtatgcTGTCTGTTCCATGTATACTTTTTGATTGGACGAAGAGTAGATAAGAATGACAGCTATGGGATTTGAACCTGTTACGGGTCTATGAGCTGTAGAATAATGTGCCATAGCAACCGTTAGATTGGTATATCAGTACAACCGTACAAGAAGTAATGTGAAAAGTTATAACTGGTGGCTGTCTGTTAACAGACTGTCATTGGATTGCCGTTTTTCTTGATTGATGGAGGGGACCTTGTATGCAAGATCTTTATGCGGTTTCTTCCTATTCTCTTATGTTATGTTTGTAGACTTTGAAGTTGTTCTGAATTAAATCTTTCATAGAACCATTTAGATAAAAGATTATGGTAACTTAAAAATTAACTGCACCATCGACAGCTCTTGAGCTGGcaggttatttttttttctgtgcATATTTCAGTTTTGGGCTACGACCCAGGGGCAGTTGGGGTTCAGACTTGAGGGTAAATGTTTTACTGGATTCTCTATGTTCTTCAGGGCATTAGATAACAGGGTGCTCAAGTTGTCACGTAACTTAGAATGTtctaatgatgatttaattgcCAACCAAAAAAAGACTACGAAAAGACACGTTTATGCTCTAAGATTAAAATCCCCTAAGTTAGACGACATTAAAATGAGGTTTTGGTAGAAGGGAATCAGTTTTCAGTGAAGATAATTAAAGCTTGTTCTTCATAATACATCATCTTTTGAAGAATGAAATGCTTATCGCATAACATCTGAGTTGGGGTTGCGGTTGTGAGAAGCTTCTCTTGGCGATCGTCTTCTGCCAGACAACactgtttttaaaaaaattatttttctattttgtgtAGGGCCCTTTTTGTTGCGCATCTCTTTCAACTTCCCATCAGTTTTTTGTGTTGTGATGTCCTCTCATGCCTTAAGAGGATACATCCTCGTTTTGATGATGCTTAACCCGATAATCTTGAATTTCCTGGCTTCTTCTGGCGTTCTTTTAAGCTAGTTTGCCTATTGCACAAGCTTATTCACTAACCTAGGTTGCTAATGTTTCGATCTCTCCTTTCTTAGGACTGATTCACTGACAGATGTAGTTTAGTGGTAAGGAAATAATTACCATGCCATAGAATTGAGATGCTAAGTTTTGTGATGTGAACAAATATTAGTAGCAATAGTATGAAATTCAGTTAGTGACTGTATTGGAGTCTCCCTAGTTTATAATTCCTCTTTTTGGGTCTCTCTCTTCTACAAGGTTGTCTGTTTACTTCTTTGCAAGTTAAGGCACTGCTCTGCTGTTTCATTGGTTTATTTAGTTGCAAATGTACGAGATAATTTCTCATTATTTTCAAAAGCTTATCTTGCTGTCTGAGGCTACATTTTGAAGTTAATTTTCTTCTGGTTGAAATTTCTACAATAGAAGATCTTTTCGATTCGACCTGTCTTTTTCCGGCGAGGCAGACGAGATAAAAGGCTGACTCTTCAGCAGACTGGTTTACTCGCAGTATTATGGGTGGTAAGGATATGTTTGATGTACAAAACATGTTTATTAGCATATATGGTGTTTGTGTTGGTTGATTGGTAATCTGCTAGACTATATTCTTTTCTTTAGCCTCCTTTACCGTTCTTAGATTTCTGGATAGGGCATTGCGCTTGAAGTTGAGGAATTATATGGATGTTTTGGTTGTGCTCTACTTTTGGAGTTTAGATTTTTTGATAGTTGGGAGATTAGCTACTAAACTCGAGTGCCTTAGAGTTCTGTCTCATGCAGTACGCATGTGGGGGCTTCTATGTGGAAGCTGACATTTCACAGTATACATACTAAGAGGGTGAAGAGGTTTAGAGATAAagataaatgtaaaaataaattgaacTGTGATTCAGTGATTACCCTATTATGATTAGTGTAGATTTGTTGTTTGAGAATGTTGGTTATTGCTCAGTAATAGTGTTTAGATGCTCTTAGGAGGCTGACATAATTCCATTAGTCGTGAATTCAGTAACTGTGCCCCCTTTGCGTGCAGCATTTGTCTTTACCAATAGTGATAAATTATTGTAAGAGAGTTTCTTGACTGGTTTATAACATCTAGTATAACTCATTCTTATTGATCAACATTGTAAACATAGATTGATAGTTTAAGGAATAATCTGAAGCAACATGATTGATCTTCATGAAAACCCACTCGTGTGGCACGAGGATTTTTTTGAGCTTTTGCTATGGCTAGTAGGCTGTTACTTTCTAGAGGCTGCAGGTTTGCGAGGCTTATGGTATAATGTGTTTGATTCCAACATCTATGATACTGCTAAAGTATCAAGCTTGTCAATTAGCCATTAGCTACTCTTTTCTTTAAGTTTAATTTCCACTCTGTACAGCCAATTGTTACTGCAATCTCTAGTTCTTGCCCTTGTTCATTATCGTTGTGGAACATTTTAAATGATATAATCGGTTACTTATTCTCATGCAGAAGGTTGAAACGTTATAGT
This region includes:
- the LOC132042861 gene encoding uncharacterized protein LOC132042861, with protein sequence MGFDIECIIDIHTYPGEYFCPVCRTLVFPNEAVQSQCTHLYCKPCLAHVANGSRACPYDGYLVTEADSKPLIESDKTLAESVGRVKVRCLYHRSGCTWEGPLSDNTSHCSACSFGNSPVICNRCGVQIVHRQVHEHALSCPGVYPAQQTANGTQDNPSSGAATTAGAGAGAESNQTTAQSGTPASQTPNPQTLTASVPPGQDPNQQTNASSQALATASAGVPTSDQWYQQQYQQYYQQYAGYDPYQQQTYQQYYPYQQQPVQQYQQPQIYMQPPAQTHTPVPTQPQPQPQSQPLNPQSQPQMQALPKGQTQSQVQALAQQNQNQVQVNPQQQLPPTMQLHTQIPSQIYPTSRAQPPNQPPPYPQPYPMQPHSQHHVQVPQYQQPPAQVHLPPSSQGQPHPPVQPQPHSLFQPQINVQHLPQSHGQLRPPQASQPAHAPGQTLHSTANTVSGFHSYPQPQPMQQAPVGINQKTQMRPHPTSGSMPPVQTQGQVTQQPPLVRPPQGLVANQQPALVPSQGQAPAKSQLYPTAQQVGHPIQQHPVQPNQQPMPQQYSQQHTFPGPFPSQSHQQGHFTHQQPLQSQFRPQGLPSAVPQSLHAYIQPQQNVALPPPPQPQQSQTYIGRPGMQNHVQVISQAHGGYNTAAQVRPIQPALSQPQMNQSYGNRISNEHESIDQKKRSSLESKSDKLPDKTAGRPEVGVSSQDNAQKDLSSLAQSAGSDIDVHKGDSDELMDKRTVKEEGNEYSLEPKSAAKSADATVKPEKDAYDDAPKELDQALANHASSDATDGSMENLNPGRNSHVATVDAGGFQQYGHEMPPPKYGPSGQQRSVGPMMIPPMQPAGRSSHAQGPGYPPNATMPSGDVPQAGQPFNSRVHHPQFLKQPSSAPLGAIPGPGSTAPFARGHGHFPPPGDFREGITGMGRAPLSGPEIHSGTQHSVNPAEAEMFQNQRVNRFDGNQPNPFPPGSFDKVPFGQPRGMESARDTRLKAPMGEHLSPLPVTHDQASRLLDKPPRGLGYDSGSKFEASAGVPPNRLLPPYHPPGSMHFKGIGEREAQLGPHDDDRKRAGSGFGAQHMDYLSARNPDGEFFNIPPRGFASHSRFDDIGGREPRQFIEGPGPFNLPSNQAGGLFSDGRFQTLPGHPHGGEIDGLGDLRGSEHATFGRPYKHVRSGDLFGKDVPSHLHHVEPLDPQKLPSHLRFGEPAGFGPFAGRPNMGELSGFGDIPGFGESIGRNKPGMPRFGEPGFRSRYPVPGFLNHGLYAGDVDSFDRPRKRKPVSMGWCRICKVDCETVEGLDMHSQTREHQDMAMDMVRSIKEQNRKKQKTFSDRASVEEKGKTRKAVFEGRVRKT